The Dethiosulfovibrio peptidovorans genome has a window encoding:
- a CDS encoding peptide ABC transporter permease — protein sequence MSEPKKKNPWLEVFRRLKKNRLAMVGLFVVIVLICTAIFAGVIAPYTYEEQDLMAAFQGPSMEHWFGTDEFGRDIFSRIIYGSRISLQVGFVAVSFSILVGGFLGALAGYYGGRIDNLIMRFMDILFSVPQLLLAISVAASLGPGLFNLMIAVGISSVPQYARLVRASVLSIREQEFIEAAKSVGAKDLKIIFRHILPNCMAPIIVQGTLGVAFAILTAAGLSFIGLGIQPPIPEWGAMLSGGREYIRDYAYMTMFPGLAIMITILALNFLGDGLRDALD from the coding sequence ATGAGCGAACCGAAAAAGAAAAATCCCTGGCTGGAAGTGTTCCGCCGCCTCAAGAAGAACAGACTCGCCATGGTGGGGCTCTTCGTCGTCATCGTCCTCATCTGCACAGCTATCTTTGCGGGAGTGATCGCCCCATACACCTACGAGGAACAGGATCTCATGGCGGCCTTTCAGGGGCCGTCGATGGAGCACTGGTTCGGCACCGACGAGTTCGGCCGGGATATCTTCAGCCGAATCATCTACGGTAGTCGGATATCCCTTCAGGTGGGATTTGTGGCCGTCAGTTTCTCCATCCTCGTCGGTGGATTTCTGGGGGCCCTGGCTGGCTACTATGGCGGTCGCATTGACAACCTCATCATGAGATTTATGGACATTCTCTTCTCCGTCCCTCAGCTGCTTCTCGCTATTTCCGTGGCTGCGTCGCTGGGGCCGGGGCTCTTTAACCTCATGATTGCCGTTGGTATCTCGTCCGTGCCCCAATACGCACGGCTTGTTCGAGCTTCCGTTCTCTCCATCCGGGAGCAGGAATTTATCGAGGCCGCTAAATCCGTGGGAGCTAAAGACCTCAAGATCATCTTTCGGCATATTCTGCCCAACTGCATGGCACCGATCATCGTTCAGGGAACCCTGGGTGTTGCCTTCGCTATCCTGACAGCTGCGGGGCTCAGCTTCATCGGCCTTGGCATTCAGCCGCCCATTCCCGAATGGGGGGCCATGCTCTCGGGGGGGCGAGAATATATCCGGGACTATGCTTACATGACGATGTTCCCCGGCCTTGCCATCATGATCACCATTCTGGCGCTGAATTTTCTGGGAGACGGCCTTCGGGACGCCCTGGATC